The Changchengzhania lutea genomic sequence TGATTTGCAACACTAGCGTTATACTGAATGTCGCCAATACGTAATATGAAACCACCAATAATGCTTTCATCAACAATATTTTCAACTTCAACATCTTTTCCAGTTAATTGCTTTGCCTTTTCTAAAACCTGCTTTTTTAAATCGTCGGTCAAGGCAATAGCTGTTGTAACGGTTGCTAGTTCAATGCCTTTGGATTTATCATATAATTGATTGTACTTAGCCGCTACCAGACCTAAAATATCAATTCTATTATTCGCAATTAAAGTATCAATTAGATTTAATGTGGATGTATTCGTGTTTTTAAAAACCTCCAATAATATATTTTTCTTAATGGAAGAACTAATTACAGGACTTTGAAGTGCTTCTCTTAAGTTTTTGTTGTCTGCAATGGTGTTCGTTATCAACTTCATGTCTTTGTTCACCGCTTCTGCTGTATTCAGATCTAAAGTTAAACTTAAAACTGCTTTTGCATAACGTATTGCTGCTCTTGCTCCCGCCATTATCTTTCTAGTTTAATACTGTTTCACCTAACATAGACTCTACCAACCTGAGTTGTTTGTCCTTGCTAGATAATTCTTCACGCACCACTTTTTCAGCAATTTCTATAGATAGTGTTGCTA encodes the following:
- the atpH gene encoding ATP synthase F1 subunit delta — translated: MAGARAAIRYAKAVLSLTLDLNTAEAVNKDMKLITNTIADNKNLREALQSPVISSSIKKNILLEVFKNTNTSTLNLIDTLIANNRIDILGLVAAKYNQLYDKSKGIELATVTTAIALTDDLKKQVLEKAKQLTGKDVEVENIVDESIIGGFILRIGDIQYNASVANQLNKLKREFTLN